CTTGGCTAGTGAGATATTCACTGGCTGTATGCTTACATTTAATTCGTTTTTGGCGAAAACTCAGACCCTTCGGGTTTTTCACCGAAATTAGGTATCAAATCATTGGGATTTGGACAAAAGATTGATTATTTTTCTTTTATTAAAATATTACCGCAAAAAGAGTTAGGATACCATGGGAGACTCAAGTCTCCTTAAGCCTTTCATCCCCTAGATTTTAATCAGGGGATGAAAGGCTATTCTTTTATAAATAAAAAAACCACCTACACAATGTGTGGTGATTCTTTAATGTTTCGATGAAAGATAGAATTGTAAAGGAAGAATGTTAAAGCTGGCATGGAACTATTGTCCCACTCGGTCTCCCAAGCAGTATCGTCGCCGCTACTATGTTTCACCCACGAGTTCGGGATGGTTCGTAGTGGTTCCATAGTGCTAGTCACACCAGCTATACTCTCGAAGGAATAACCTTCAAGACTGCATAGAATTTCATAGTTCTTTAGGTCAAGATGACGGTCTATTAGTACACTTCGGCTTCATACATTACTGCACTTCCACCTTGTGCCTATTAACGGGTCTTCTTCCCGTGACCTTACACCAGAACACTCATCTTGAGGTGGGCTTCCCACTTAGATGCTTTCAGCGGTTATCCTCTCCGCACTTGGCTACCCTGCGTTTACCGTTGGCACGATAACAGGTACACCAGCGGTGCGTCCTTCCCGGTCCTCTCGTACTAAGGAAGGCTCCTCTCAATGTTCTCACGCTTACACCGGATATGGACCGAACTGTCTCACGACGTTCTGAACCCAGCTCACGTACCGCTTTAATGGGCGAACAGCCCAACCCTTGGGACGTACTTCCGCCCCAGGTTGCGATGAGCCGACATCGAGGTGCCAAACCTCCCCGTCGATGTGAACTCTTGGGGGAGATCAGCCTGTTATCCCTAGAGTAACTTTTATCCGTTGAGCGACGGCCCTTCCACACAGCACCGTCGGATCACTAAGACCGTGTTTCCACCCTGCTCGACTTGTTGGTCTCGCAGTCAAGCTACCTTCTGCCTTTGCACTCTTCGACTGATTTCCAACCAGTCTGAGGTAACCTTTGTACGCCTCCGTTACCATTTTGGAGGCGACCGCCCCAGTCAAACTACCCACCTGAAACTGTCCTCATTCGAGTTAGAATTCTAGCTAGCAGAGAGTGGTATCTCACCGTTGGCTCTGTATCCCCCACAAGGAATACTTCTACGCCTCCCACCTATCCTGCGCACTGCCAGCCCGAACACAATTCCAAGCTATAGTAAAGCTTCATAGGGTCTTTCTGTCCAAGTGTAAGTAGTCCGTATCTTCACAGACAATCCTATTTCGCCGAGCCTCTCTCCGAGACAGCTCCCAGATCGTTACGCCTTTCGTGCGGGTCGGAACTTACCCGACAAGGAATTTCGCTACCTTAGGACCGTTATAGTTACGGCCGCCGTTCACCGGGGCTTCAGTCGCTAGCTTCACTTTCGCTGACCAACTTCTTTAACCTTCCGGCACTGGGCAGGCGTCAGCCCCTATACCTCCTCTTTCGAGTTTGCAGAGACCTATGTTTTGCTAAACAGTCGCCTGGGACTCTTCACTGCGACCACCTCTCGGTGGCACCCCTTCTCCCTAAGTTACGGGGTCATTTTGCCGAGTTCCTTGGAGAGAGTTACCTCGCTCCCCTTCGTATTCTCTACGTGCCCACCTGTGTCGGTTTCGGGTACCGGGACTTAATTCTCAACATTACTACTAGCTTTTCTTGCCACTATCTTTCCACACTCACGATTACTCGCTCCCAATCCACTCAGGGTGTGCTTAGTTTTCATGGGTCCCTGTAGCAACTCCAATTAAGCCACGCAGGAATATTTACCTGCTTGCCATCGACTACGCTGTTCGCTTCGCCTTAGGTCCGGGCTAACTCTCCACGGACGAACCTTCTGGAGAAACCCTTGGGCTTTCGGGGTTAGGGATTCTCACCCTAATTTTCGCTACTTAAGCCGACATTCTCACTTCTATCTCGTCCACATCTGCTTGCCGCTAATGCTTCACCCTTAATAGAACGCTCCCCTACCACTACAATGTAGTCCATAGCTTCGGTGACTAACTTAGCCCCGTTCATTTTCGGCGCAGGAGCGCTTGACCAGTGAGCTATTACGCACTCTTTCAAGGATTGCTGCTTCTAGGCAAACCTCCTGGTTGTCTAAGCACTCCCACCTCCTTTCTCACTTAGTTAGTACTTGGGGACCTTAGCTGATGGTCTGGGCTGTTTCCCTCTTGACGATGAAGCTTATCCCCCACCGTCTCACTAGTGCTACCATTCATCGGTATTCTGAGTTTGTCTCATCTTGGTACCGGTCTCCCAGCCCGCAACGAAACAGTGCTTTACCCCCGATGACCTTTCACACCGCTGCGCCTCAACACATTTCGGGGAGAACCAGCTAGCTCTTGGTTCGATTGGCATTTCACCCCTAACCACACCTCCTCCGCCAATTTTTCAACATTGGTCGGTTCGGACCTCCACTACCTGTTACGGTAGCTTCATCCTGGACATGGTTAGATCACCAAGGTTCGGGTCTACAAACCGTGACTTCTCGCCCTTTTCGGACTCGGTTTCCCTTTGGCTTCGACTTTTCGTCTTAACCTGCCACGACCTGTAAGTCGCCGGCTCATTCTTCAACAGGCACACGGTCATCCCTTCTAATGGGACTCCCATTGCTTGTAAGCCGATGGTTTCATGTTCTTTTTCACTCCCCTCCCGGGGTTCTTTTCACCTTTCCCTCGCGGTACTTTTCTCTATCGGTCACACAGTAGTATTTAGCCTTACCACGTGGTCGTGGCTGATTCACCAGGGATTCCACTTATCCCTGACTACTCGGGATTCACCTATGCTTCGTCGGTTTTCAATTACAGGACTTTCACCTTCTTTGGTCTAGTTTTCAGCTAGTTCATTTAACCTTCTCTGTCATGTTTTGGTGTCCCACTACCCCATTCTCCTTAGACAATGGTTTAGGCTTTTCCCGCTTCGCTCGCCGCTACTAAGGGAATCACTTTTGTTTTCTCTTCCTCTGGCTACTAAGATGTTTCAGTTCACCAGGTTCGCTCATCACCTTTTTTAGGTGTGTTTTTAGGGTTGCCCCATTCGGACATCCTCGGCTCTACGTCTGCTTCCGACTCCCCGAGGCTTTTCGCAGGTTGCTACGTCCTTCTTCGCCTCTGTGTGCCTAGGTATCCACCATCGGCCCTTCTTTTCTTGACCTTAATCTTCCCTATTTTTCTATGCAGTTTTCAAGGTTCTCACTGAACTTTTTGTTCAGCAGTAGTGACTTTTCACCGTGCTAAACTCGTTCTTCTGGAGGTAAGCGGACTCGAACCGCTGACATCCTGCTTGCAAAGCAGGCGCTCTACCAACTGAGCTATACCCCCAATGGGCCATCCTGGACTTGAACCAGGGACCTCACCCTTATCAGGGGTGCGCTCTAACCACCTGAGCTAATAGCCCCAACACCTCTTTCTTTATTTTTCTAGCCCTCCCCATTTCCTTGCTGACTTCTTCTCGAAGTCTCCCTTAAAGGAGGTGATCCAGCCACACCTTCCGGTACGGCTACCTTGTTACGACTTCACCCCAGTCACTAGTCCCACCTTCGGCGTCTCCTTCCACTTGGGTTAGAATAACGACTTCGGGCGTGACCAACTTCCATGGTGTGACGGGCGGTGTGTACAAGACCCGGGAACGGATTCACCGCAGTATGCTGACCTGCGATTACTAGCGATTCCTCCTTCATGCAGGCGAGTTTCAGCCTGCAATCTGAACTGTGGCTGGGTTTGATGAGATTCGCTCCACCTCGCGGTTTCGCTCCCCTTTGTCCCAACCATTGTAGTACGTGTGTAGCCCAAGACGTAAGGGGCATGCTGACTTGACGTCATCCCCACCTTCCTCCGAGTTCTCCCCGGCGGTCTCCCTAGAGTCCCCAACTTAATGCTGGCAACTAAGGACGAGGGTTGCGCTCGTTGCGGGACTTAACCCAACATCTCACGACACGAGCTGACGACAGCCATGCACCACCTGTCTCTGCGTTCCCTTAGGCACTCTCAGATTTCTCCAAGATTCGCAGGATGTCAAGCCTTGGTAAGGTTCTTCGCGTTGCATCGAATTAAACCACATACTCCACCGCTTGTGCGGGTCCCCGTCAATTCCTTTGAGTTTCACACTTGCGTGCGTACTCCCCAGGCGGGATACTTAACGCGTTAGCTTCGGCACAGTCCTTCTAACAGCACTACGCCTAGTATCCATCGTTTACCGCTAGGACTACAGGGGTATCTAATCCCTTTCGCTCCCCTAGCTTTCGTCCCTCAGTGTCAGTATATGCCCAGTAGAGCGCCTTCGCCACTGGTGTTCTTCCTAATCTCTACGCATTTCACCGCTACACTAGGAATTCCCTCTACCCCTACTATACTCTAGCTCTTCAGTTTCCACTCCCTTTCCGAAGTTGAGCTTCGGTCTTTGAAAGCAGACTTGAAGTGCCACCTACGGACTCTTTACGCCCAATGATTCCGGATAACGCTTGCATCCTCCGTATTACCGCGGCTGCTGGCACGGAGTTAGCCGATGCTTACATTAGGTACCGTCATTTTTTTCTTCCCTAAGTTTTGAGGTTTACAACCCAAGAGCCTTCCTCCCTCACGCGGTATTGCTCCGTCAGGCTTTCGCCCATTGCGGAAAATTCCCCACTGCTGCCTCCCGTAGGAGTCTGGGCCGTGTCTCAGTCCCAGTGTGGCTGCTCATCCTCTCAGACCAGCTACTGATCGTCGCCATGGTAAGCCTTTACCTCACCATCTAGCTAATCAGACGCGAGCCCCTCTCTAGGCGATAAATCTTTTACCTATTCGGCTCATCCGGTATTAGCAGTCGTTTCCAACTGTTGTCCCCGACCTTGAGGCAGGTTCTCACGCGTTCCTCACCCGTCCGCCACTAGCTCCGAAGAGCCCGTTCGACTTGCATGTGTTAGGCATACCGCCAGCGTTCATCCTGAGCCAGGATCAAACTCTCCATAGTGGTTGTTACTTACAATTACTTGCTTTCACTACCTGATTCCTGTTTTTTGTTTTTCAATTAAATGAATTGAACAAGGATTTGTATTTGGTTATGATGGCTAGAAAAATATTGAATTATCGAGGTTCGTGGTGTGTCAGAGTTGAGCGTGTGGCTCAATCGCACAAATACTAATATAACTAACCTTTTTTAAAATGGCAACTTTTTTTCTACATTTTTTTCTTTTTCTTTTTGATAAATTCTCTTATCCTTTGCATAATAAGCATTTTGAGGTTTAAAAAATTTTTTCTGTGCGTCCTGCTGATTGTCGAGGAGAGAGGCAGAGTAATATGAATATAGAACTCAGAGATTGATTCGGTATTCTCCGAAAATTAGTTAGCCTGATTTCGGCATCAAATTTTTGGTTGAAGGTATAAGGCTTCAGTTGTTAGGTTAATAGTTAGAAAATTTATGAGAAATATAGATGAATTGATTTTCTTATGTTCAATTCTTTGATGACTAATCACAAATTTGACTCGAATCTTTCCCGTCAAATCTTTCAGCACCAGAAGGGTTGAACATTATTCAACCCATATCACTTGCCCAGATCTTATATTTTTATGCCGAACAGAGTTTAATTACTAGCGCCAATCATCCCAATTATTGTTGAAAATGGATGTGTTGGGAAATTTAGTGGGATTACCATTTTTGTCGAGAGTTTCTTTCAACTCCTGCAATGGTTTATTTTTGAAAGCAAATCCTTCTGTAAATTCATAGGGAAAAATTGCTTTATCTAAGGCTAATGAGGCTGTAACACCTGCGGCGGCACCAGAAGACCACTCAAAGGAATGTACCCTATAAGCGGCGGCGGCAATATGACTGGTAGCGATACTTTTACCCACAACCAACATATTATCTATTTTTTGCGGAATCATGGCTGATAGGGGTATTTGAAAGGGATAAGCCTGTCCTTGTCCTCTTCTTTCTCCTTCTCTTTCTGTGTTTCCAGATTTTTCAGGGGGGCTTTCATTCATGCAGGGGTGAAAATCAATGGCATAGTGTCCGATGCCAACGGAATCTGGATAAATGGTTGAGCGACTTCTATTTTTTACATCATTAGGATCAGTCTCACCACTTAATACGGAAAAACCTTCTAAACCAGCTAAAAGGGCTTGTAGGCGCCGATATTGTTCGGGGGTTAAGACTTGTCGATAATAATCATCGTGGTAGTTACGACGAGAAATATCAATTTCATTTACCATAAAACCGTCAGGATAAGCATAGTTAGGTCTGCCAATAATCCTTCTTGCTTCTCTCATATAAGGATATTTTGATAAACCGTGCATTGTACCCATAGGGGAATTTAAGCCTGTGAGTAATTTTTGATTGGGATGAGGTTTTTTTACTCCTTCTCCTAGTTGAGAGTCTGTTGTACCTGACACTAACCAATAGTAAAAACCTAGAGCATTTTCTTCTCCTTTTCTGAGGGTTTCTGTGCGTAATCCTCCCATCCATCCACCAGGTGTTAGCTGTCCTGTTTCTTGCAGTTGTTCTTTCGTATAAATGAGGTTATCTTGAGGTGTTCCGGGTCTATAGTCGTTGCCCCATGTCCAGTTTTGCATGGATATATCACCGGGAGTGGGTTTTGTCCAAGTTATACCTTGAAAAGTCTCTGTTTCGCTGGGTTGTGCTTTCCATATACGGCGATAGGTATAGACTAGGTCAAAATTTGCTAATCTTTCTAATTCATAGCTATAGTAAGGCTCATACTGCTCATAGAAAGAAGGTTTAGATTGAGGTTGAGGCTCTTCTGTTTGTTCCATGGCGAAGGTATAGGTAAATCCTTGGGTGCAATAAGGATCTGGGGTAGCACTCGATGACGATGGTTCAAGTTCGCTACGGGGATCAATTCCTAGTTTATAGGGTACGTCGGTTAAGGCTATAAGTTCCCCTGTTTCTGTTGCTTCTACCACTATCCATTTTAGTTTGTCATTGGCTTTACCATTTTGAGGAGGAGAAAATTTAATGATGGTTTTTTTTAGTCTTTCGGAATCTTCATAGGTATAAGCATCTTCGATGATTTGAGATAGAGGTTCTGTATTTAATGGGGGGGTGTTTGGCTGGGCTTGATGTTGAATTGCGATCGCACTTGTGATTTGTTGTCCCGTACCGCTATTGTTTAATGTTTCAATGGTTAAGTCTTTAATAACGGTGTTGGGAAACCATTTTAATTTACCTTTGCCTTTCTTGGCGGCATTTTCTAACTGTTCAAATAGGATGGTATGGGCATCTTTGGGCAAAAAGCAAGATTGACTAACCCAACATTCTCCGGGGTTTAACTTGCCATAGTATTTTTCTATGTTATCCCTCAATTCTAAATAACCCCTTGGGAAAAATAACTCTTGTCTTTGGGTGTTTCTTTCATCTAATGCAGAAGTACCCTGTGATGAAATTTGACCACCTACCCAGTCGGTAATATCCGTTAAGCAAACGGTTTTTCCTCTTAATAAAGCCTCATAGGCTGTTGCGGCACCCGCTAATCCTCCTCCTACTACTAGAATTTCACATTCTTCTGTTTTCTCAATATTTCTCGGCAAGGATGAGGCTATTGAAGGAGAAGTTGCAAACAAGGTTAAAGGTAATGAGATTAATTTGCCCCAAAAGTTACGTTTACCAAAGTTAATCATGAATTATGATGATGAGTTAAGTATATTTGTACATATATTACCAATAGATAATTGTTACTGAAAAAAAGTTTCTTTGTGATAAGCGATGATAAAGGATTAAAACCAATGATAAAAGGGTGTTCAATACATTTAAGGTGAACTTTTAACTGTATGGTAAATTACCATTTTTTAAAATTTATGTTAGATTATTAAGAAATGTAAATAACATGAGTAGGTAAATAGTTATAGATATTATGGCAAATCAAAATCATTTGAATTTAATTAGAAATATTCACGAATGGAATAAATGGCGTTTACAAAATCCTTATAGTATTCCCGATTTGAGTAATGCAGATTTACAGGGTTTAAATTTAGCTAATGTGAATCTTGGAGATGCCAATTTAAAGGGTGCAAACTTACAAGGTTGTAATTTAACTGATGCAGACTTAACGAAAGCTAATTTACATCAGGCAAATCTTAAGGAAGCAAATATTAGACGAGCAAATTGTTATAAAGCCAATTTCACCTTTGCTAATTTAGAAAAAGCATATTTATCAGAAGCCGACTTAAGTATGGCTGAGATGGAAAGTGTTAATTGTCAATATACCGATTTTACTGAGTCATATTTGATTAAGGCTAATTTAACTAATGGCAATTTTACCCATAGTAATCTTCAAGGTGCTGTTTTGACAGAAGCGAATCTATTGGGATGTCGTTTAGTGTCTGCTAATTTACGAGAGGCTGATTTAGGGGGAATTATTGGAACTCATACGGATTTTTATGGTGCGGATATGAGTGGAGTTTCTTTGGAAGATTGGCATATTGATGATACGACTAAATTAGATTATGTTATCTGCGATTATTGCTCTTTGAGTCCCAATAAATCGGTAAAATTCTATCAGGGTTTGACTCCCATTAATTTGAGATTGGAGTTATCTAAATCTGCGGATTCATCTTCGGTTAAAAAACAATCTACCCCTGCTTATAATGCTTCTTCTGTGAGAAAAAATTATCTTCATCAGGGTGATTCTCCTTATCTAGTGTTTAATTAACTCGATTTTACCTACTCAGTGAGGGAGGTATTTCTAGGTTATTTTCCCTCATTAATTTTTCGTCGCTCATTATCTTTTCAGGAATACCATCAGCGATGATTTTTCCTTTATTCATAACAATGACTCGATCGCACACTTCTAATATTAACTCTAGATCGTGGGCTGAGACTAAAATAGTTTCTGAGGAAGATTGTAGAAATTGAATTAGTTTCCTTCTTGCTTTTAAGTCTAAATTGGCACTAGGTTCATCGTAGAGAATTATTTTGGGTTGCATTATTAATACAGATGCGATCGCAACCATACATTTTTCACCCCCTGAAAGTTGATGGGGGATTCGATTTATTAAATGTTTAACACCGACAGTAGTAATAACTTGGTTGAATCTTGCTTCTATTTCTGAAGATGATAAACCTAAATTTTCCGCACCGAATATAATATCATCTTTGACAGTGGGACAAAATAGTTGATCATCTGGATTCTGAAATACTAGACCAATTTCAGGATGAAACTTTCCCGCCGCAATCGTTTTATTAAATAATTTAATTTCTCCTTGATTAAGTTTTAAAATACCACAAATAGATAAAAAAAGAGTTGTTTTTCCTGCACCATTTGCACCAATTATACCGACTTTTTCTTGATTATTAATAGTTAGACATAAATCATTAAAAATTTGTTGTTGGTTATAATTAAAAGATATATTATTAATTTCTACCGCTATCATTTATTTTACTATCAAAAATTCGTAAAAACTTCCAATTAAAAGTATTAATAAGTATTAATATCAAATCATATAATCAAGTTCAATATCTAAGAACAAATATAAAACATCGAAAAATTGAAAATATGATATTATTACTGACAATAATTATTATAAATAAAATCTGCTCAATGAGGTTAAGAAAATGAGGAGATCTAATGTTAATCAATGGGATCAAATTAGAGAAGAAGTAATATTATTATGTATTCAGTGGTACGTAACAGAAAACCTAACCTATACTCAATTAAAAAAAGTCATGGGGCAAAGAGGTTTTAAAATTGATCCTCGGACTATTAATTATTTAGTGAAAGAATATTCTCCCTTGGCAAAAAAAAGAGCGATGGAAACCCTTAGAAAAAAAAGAAGAGGATGGAGAATTGTGCAAATTCCTTTCAATTTGCGGGGTAAAAAAAAATATCTTTATAGAGCCTTAGATGCTCAGGGAAATACCCTTGATTTTATCATCACAAATATGAGAAATAAAGAAAAAGCGAGAGTTTTTTTTGAACAAACTATTCCTAAAAATTTAGAGCAAAGATTAAGTAAAATTTTATCTAACAGACAAATATTAAAAGTTGAAAAAAATAATCTAATTACAGGAAGCATATTTGTTATTATTTTAGTTATTATTGGATT
This is a stretch of genomic DNA from Cyanobacterium aponinum PCC 10605. It encodes these proteins:
- a CDS encoding pentapeptide repeat-containing protein, which produces MANQNHLNLIRNIHEWNKWRLQNPYSIPDLSNADLQGLNLANVNLGDANLKGANLQGCNLTDADLTKANLHQANLKEANIRRANCYKANFTFANLEKAYLSEADLSMAEMESVNCQYTDFTESYLIKANLTNGNFTHSNLQGAVLTEANLLGCRLVSANLREADLGGIIGTHTDFYGADMSGVSLEDWHIDDTTKLDYVICDYCSLSPNKSVKFYQGLTPINLRLELSKSADSSSVKKQSTPAYNASSVRKNYLHQGDSPYLVFN
- a CDS encoding FAD-dependent oxidoreductase codes for the protein MINFGKRNFWGKLISLPLTLFATSPSIASSLPRNIEKTEECEILVVGGGLAGAATAYEALLRGKTVCLTDITDWVGGQISSQGTSALDERNTQRQELFFPRGYLELRDNIEKYYGKLNPGECWVSQSCFLPKDAHTILFEQLENAAKKGKGKLKWFPNTVIKDLTIETLNNSGTGQQITSAIAIQHQAQPNTPPLNTEPLSQIIEDAYTYEDSERLKKTIIKFSPPQNGKANDKLKWIVVEATETGELIALTDVPYKLGIDPRSELEPSSSSATPDPYCTQGFTYTFAMEQTEEPQPQSKPSFYEQYEPYYSYELERLANFDLVYTYRRIWKAQPSETETFQGITWTKPTPGDISMQNWTWGNDYRPGTPQDNLIYTKEQLQETGQLTPGGWMGGLRTETLRKGEENALGFYYWLVSGTTDSQLGEGVKKPHPNQKLLTGLNSPMGTMHGLSKYPYMREARRIIGRPNYAYPDGFMVNEIDISRRNYHDDYYRQVLTPEQYRRLQALLAGLEGFSVLSGETDPNDVKNRSRSTIYPDSVGIGHYAIDFHPCMNESPPEKSGNTEREGERRGQGQAYPFQIPLSAMIPQKIDNMLVVGKSIATSHIAAAAYRVHSFEWSSGAAAGVTASLALDKAIFPYEFTEGFAFKNKPLQELKETLDKNGNPTKFPNTSIFNNNWDDWR
- a CDS encoding energy-coupling factor ABC transporter ATP-binding protein, which gives rise to MIAVEINNISFNYNQQQIFNDLCLTINNQEKVGIIGANGAGKTTLFLSICGILKLNQGEIKLFNKTIAAGKFHPEIGLVFQNPDDQLFCPTVKDDIIFGAENLGLSSSEIEARFNQVITTVGVKHLINRIPHQLSGGEKCMVAIASVLIMQPKIILYDEPSANLDLKARRKLIQFLQSSSETILVSAHDLELILEVCDRVIVMNKGKIIADGIPEKIMSDEKLMRENNLEIPPSLSR
- a CDS encoding DDE-type integrase/transposase/recombinase; translated protein: MRRSNVNQWDQIREEVILLCIQWYVTENLTYTQLKKVMGQRGFKIDPRTINYLVKEYSPLAKKRAMETLRKKRRGWRIVQIPFNLRGKKKYLYRALDAQGNTLDFIITNMRNKEKARVFFEQTIPKNLEQRLSKILSNRQILKVEKNNLITGSIFVIILVIIGFIVIKQKDNNQDNNSSNAVYGRGLINNALDIL